Proteins co-encoded in one Myxococcus xanthus genomic window:
- the xerD gene encoding site-specific tyrosine recombinase XerD, translating to MEGLLDAFIAFIRAERGLSGKTVDAYAADINVYFEDLRSRGVSDVTQARQEDVSAHLSALGKRGLGKRSQARHLAALRGFHRFLVAERMADKDPTEDLDTPRSARKLPSFLTLEEVEQLLAAPDERTSTGVRDKAMLEVLYATGLRVSELCGLGINDVQLTAGYLVAKGKGAKERLVPLGSVAIEKVQAYLAESRPAVLGRRKSQALFVTPRGSGFTRQGFWKLLKRYALKAGILKPLSPHKLRHSFATHLVERGADLRAVQQMLGHADLATTQIYTHVNAARLRSVYDEFHPRSDVFVPKAKKARAAAR from the coding sequence ATGGAAGGACTGCTCGACGCGTTCATCGCCTTCATCCGCGCGGAGCGCGGACTGTCCGGCAAGACGGTGGACGCCTACGCCGCGGACATCAACGTGTACTTCGAGGACCTGCGCTCCCGCGGCGTCTCAGACGTGACGCAGGCGCGGCAGGAGGACGTGTCCGCGCACCTGTCCGCGCTGGGCAAGCGGGGCTTGGGCAAGCGCAGCCAGGCCCGTCACCTGGCGGCCCTGCGCGGCTTCCACCGGTTCCTCGTCGCCGAGCGCATGGCGGACAAGGATCCGACGGAGGACCTGGACACGCCCCGCTCAGCCCGGAAGCTGCCGTCGTTCCTCACCCTGGAAGAGGTGGAGCAGCTCTTGGCGGCCCCGGACGAGCGCACGTCCACGGGCGTGCGTGACAAGGCCATGCTGGAGGTGCTGTACGCCACCGGCCTCCGCGTGAGTGAGCTGTGTGGGCTGGGCATCAACGACGTGCAGCTCACGGCGGGCTATCTGGTGGCGAAGGGCAAGGGCGCCAAGGAGCGGCTCGTCCCGCTGGGGAGCGTGGCCATCGAGAAGGTCCAGGCATACCTGGCGGAGTCCCGGCCGGCGGTGCTGGGGCGGCGCAAGTCCCAGGCGTTGTTCGTCACGCCACGAGGCTCTGGCTTCACGCGGCAGGGCTTCTGGAAGCTGCTCAAGCGGTACGCGCTGAAGGCGGGCATCTTGAAGCCGCTGTCTCCCCACAAGCTGCGGCATTCGTTCGCCACGCACCTGGTGGAGCGTGGCGCGGACCTGCGCGCCGTCCAGCAGATGCTGGGGCACGCGGACCTCGCCACGACGCAAATCTATACCCACGTGAACGCCGCCCGGCTGCGGTCCGTGTACGACGAGTTCCACCCGCGCAGCGATGTCTTCGTCCCCAAGGCGAAGAAGGCGCGGGCCGCCGCGCGATAG
- a CDS encoding DUF4388 domain-containing protein yields MEPFNGSLANYRLQLVMPPLFSAPGVEGVLSVERGAVRRCFHVKDGYLVGESSNDPREHLAQILVNLRILDAPRAAAAFEAAEGAGMPYGTFLVQRCFVELPRLIEALEHKARESLFDCYAWESGEVGFTPGLPPSARAIGLKLSLSTLHRDAVSRQREWSMFRDIFPRMDTTFRVFREFAVETYSEEEDVLLDLAASGATLGELLASAREAPLFAARWVLHLYRRGALAPRKALGPRLGEAAELEELLTLVKRFLEAGQYDHAVALAAQILEQGPVPEAHALYREAEIRLTLALSDELFALDGRLVFEPIPRPTPPDLTADDLYLYSKLRGSRSIRQALRTAAMGELAASRSVHRLMASGLIRVAPLPGSGPRRAHTDPFGLPIHGVGS; encoded by the coding sequence ATGGAGCCATTCAACGGAAGTCTCGCCAACTATCGCTTGCAGTTGGTGATGCCGCCGCTGTTCAGCGCGCCCGGGGTTGAAGGGGTGCTGAGCGTGGAGCGTGGCGCGGTGCGGCGCTGCTTCCACGTCAAGGACGGCTACCTGGTGGGCGAGAGCTCCAACGACCCGCGCGAGCACCTGGCCCAAATCCTGGTGAACCTCCGCATCCTGGACGCCCCCCGCGCCGCGGCGGCCTTCGAAGCGGCCGAGGGTGCGGGCATGCCCTACGGCACCTTCCTGGTCCAGCGCTGCTTCGTGGAGCTGCCCCGCCTCATCGAGGCCCTGGAGCACAAGGCGCGCGAGTCCCTGTTCGACTGCTACGCCTGGGAGTCCGGCGAGGTGGGGTTCACCCCTGGCCTGCCGCCCTCAGCCCGGGCGATTGGGCTCAAGCTGTCGCTGTCCACCCTGCACCGTGACGCGGTGTCGCGGCAGCGCGAGTGGAGCATGTTCCGCGACATCTTCCCTCGGATGGACACGACGTTCCGCGTCTTCCGCGAGTTCGCCGTGGAGACGTATTCGGAGGAAGAGGACGTCCTGCTGGACCTGGCGGCGAGCGGCGCCACGCTGGGAGAGCTGCTGGCGAGCGCCCGGGAGGCCCCGCTCTTCGCCGCGCGCTGGGTGCTTCACCTGTACCGGCGGGGGGCCCTGGCCCCGCGCAAGGCCCTCGGCCCCCGATTGGGTGAAGCCGCCGAGTTGGAGGAGCTGCTCACACTGGTGAAGCGCTTCCTGGAAGCCGGCCAGTATGACCATGCCGTCGCCCTGGCCGCGCAAATCCTGGAGCAAGGCCCCGTCCCCGAAGCCCACGCCCTGTACCGCGAGGCGGAGATCCGCCTGACGCTGGCCCTCAGTGACGAGCTCTTCGCGCTCGACGGGCGCCTGGTGTTCGAGCCGATTCCGCGCCCCACCCCGCCCGACCTGACGGCGGATGACCTGTACCTGTACTCGAAGCTGCGCGGCAGCCGAAGCATCCGGCAGGCCCTGCGCACAGCGGCCATGGGCGAGCTCGCCGCGTCCCGCTCCGTGCACCGACTGATGGCGTCCGGGCTGATTCGCGTAGCCCCGCTGCCAGGGAGCGGACCCCGACGGGCCCACACGGACCCGTTCGGCCTCCCCATCCACGGCGTGGGGAGCTGA
- the trpS gene encoding tryptophan--tRNA ligase produces MRILSGVQSSGRLHIGNYYGALRQFVQLQDEGEGYYFIANLHALTTVRDPKAALALTREAAMAYLSLGLDPKKAVLFRQSDVREVLELYWILGTVTPHAHLERAHSYKDKVAKGISPDFGLFAYPVLMAADILLYSADFVPVGKDQIQHIEFARDWAVKFNTQYVPGYDPADPEGKERGHAPGILKLPAARIQETTQTVPGVDGQKMSKSYGNTIELFGDEKEIKKRIMSIKTDSTPVDAPKPLPTQSPPPGLVSDAPLYDLLKLMLPESEFAEVDATWRAGGKGYGDYKKKLLEAYHAAFGPARQRYAELAADPGEVERILQDGASRARAEASRLMDRVRKAVGVP; encoded by the coding sequence ATGCGAATTCTTTCAGGAGTGCAGTCGTCCGGCAGGCTGCACATCGGCAACTACTACGGCGCGCTCCGCCAGTTCGTGCAGCTCCAGGATGAAGGCGAGGGGTACTACTTCATCGCCAACCTGCACGCGCTCACCACCGTGAGGGATCCCAAGGCCGCGCTGGCGCTGACGCGCGAGGCCGCCATGGCCTACCTGTCGCTGGGGTTGGATCCGAAGAAGGCCGTGCTCTTCCGGCAGAGCGACGTGCGTGAGGTGCTGGAGCTGTACTGGATTCTGGGCACCGTGACGCCGCACGCGCACCTGGAGCGGGCCCACAGCTACAAGGACAAGGTGGCCAAGGGCATCAGCCCGGACTTCGGCCTCTTCGCCTACCCGGTACTGATGGCCGCCGACATCCTGCTCTACAGCGCGGACTTCGTCCCGGTGGGCAAGGACCAGATTCAGCACATCGAGTTCGCGCGCGACTGGGCGGTGAAGTTCAACACCCAGTACGTGCCCGGCTACGACCCGGCCGATCCGGAAGGCAAGGAGCGGGGCCATGCGCCCGGCATCCTCAAGCTGCCCGCGGCGCGCATCCAGGAGACCACCCAGACGGTGCCCGGCGTCGACGGACAGAAGATGTCCAAGTCCTACGGGAACACCATCGAGCTCTTCGGGGACGAGAAGGAAATCAAGAAGCGGATCATGTCCATCAAGACGGACTCGACGCCGGTGGACGCGCCCAAGCCGCTGCCCACGCAGTCGCCGCCGCCCGGGCTCGTCAGCGATGCGCCGCTCTACGACTTGCTGAAGCTGATGCTTCCCGAGTCCGAGTTCGCCGAGGTGGACGCCACCTGGAGGGCGGGCGGGAAGGGCTACGGCGACTACAAGAAGAAGCTCCTGGAGGCCTACCATGCGGCCTTTGGCCCGGCCCGTCAGCGGTACGCCGAACTGGCGGCCGACCCGGGCGAGGTGGAGCGCATCCTCCAGGACGGCGCCAGCCGGGCCAGGGCCGAGGCGAGCCGCCTCATGGACCGGGTCCGCAAGGCCGTGGGAGTCCCATGA